A window of Tautonia plasticadhaerens contains these coding sequences:
- a CDS encoding Gfo/Idh/MocA family protein, with amino-acid sequence MIRRQFFRAGAAGLALSAAGRFAEAAAAMQGKRVGLIGTGWYGKVDLFRLLQVAPVEVVSLCDVDSRLLSEAAEMVALRQKSGKTPRTYSDYREMLKEGDLDIVLVATPDHWHALPMIAAVEAGADVWVQKPISVDVAEGKAMLDAARKHGRVVQVGTQRRSTPHLIEARDRVVREGLLGKIGHAEVYCYYHMRNRSNPPDSAPPDHLDWEMWTGPAPMRPYNPIAHPRGWRSFTEYGNGIVGDMCIHMLDMLRWMCELGWPNRVSSSGGIYVHPEAKANISDTQTATFEFDEFPVVWQHRTWGHPVDPDYPWGATIYGDKGTLKLSVHSYDFIPEGDGEPIHGDVVYELDRYPEDRTEKDLERHVAPAVRLHMLDFLGAIESRGTPVADIEQGHISTASCILANLSMNLGRTLSWDPEAGKVVGDEEANRLLARPYRDPWRHPGTA; translated from the coding sequence ATGATTCGTCGCCAGTTCTTCCGCGCCGGGGCGGCCGGGCTCGCCCTCTCGGCCGCGGGGCGATTCGCCGAGGCGGCCGCCGCCATGCAGGGCAAGCGAGTCGGCCTAATCGGCACCGGGTGGTACGGCAAGGTCGACCTGTTCCGCCTGCTCCAGGTCGCCCCGGTCGAAGTCGTCTCTCTCTGCGACGTCGACTCGAGGCTTCTCTCCGAGGCCGCAGAGATGGTGGCCCTGCGGCAGAAATCGGGCAAGACGCCGAGAACGTACTCCGACTACCGGGAGATGCTCAAGGAGGGCGACCTCGACATCGTCCTCGTCGCGACGCCCGACCACTGGCACGCCCTGCCGATGATCGCCGCCGTCGAGGCCGGGGCCGACGTCTGGGTGCAGAAGCCGATCAGCGTCGACGTCGCCGAGGGCAAGGCCATGCTGGACGCCGCCCGGAAGCACGGCAGGGTCGTCCAGGTCGGCACCCAGCGTCGGAGCACGCCCCACCTGATCGAGGCCAGGGACCGGGTCGTCCGCGAGGGCCTGCTCGGGAAGATCGGCCACGCGGAAGTCTACTGCTATTATCACATGAGGAACCGGAGCAATCCCCCCGACTCCGCCCCGCCCGACCACCTCGACTGGGAGATGTGGACCGGCCCGGCACCGATGCGGCCCTACAACCCGATCGCCCACCCCCGCGGCTGGCGGTCGTTCACGGAGTACGGCAACGGGATCGTCGGGGACATGTGCATCCACATGCTCGACATGCTCCGCTGGATGTGCGAGCTAGGCTGGCCGAATCGGGTCTCCTCGTCCGGCGGGATCTACGTCCACCCGGAGGCGAAGGCGAACATCAGCGACACCCAGACGGCCACCTTCGAGTTCGACGAGTTCCCGGTCGTCTGGCAGCATCGGACCTGGGGCCACCCCGTCGACCCCGATTACCCCTGGGGTGCGACGATCTACGGCGACAAGGGGACCTTGAAGCTGAGCGTCCACAGCTATGACTTCATCCCGGAGGGGGACGGCGAGCCCATCCACGGGGACGTCGTGTACGAGCTGGACCGATACCCCGAGGACCGGACCGAGAAGGATCTGGAACGGCACGTCGCGCCCGCGGTCCGCCTGCACATGCTGGACTTCCTCGGGGCCATCGAGTCCCGCGGGACGCCGGTGGCGGACATCGAGCAGGGCCACATCTCGACGGCGTCCTGCATCCTCGCGAACCTCTCGATGAACCTCGGCCGGACGCTCTCCTGGGACCCCGAGGCGGGGAAGGTCGTGGGCGACGAGGAGGCCAATCGACTGCTGGCCAGGCCCTATCGCGACCCCTGGCGACATCCCGGGACCGCCTGA
- a CDS encoding tetratricopeptide repeat protein: MSVRWKPLIVLSGLFVAVALCGLLAFVFVSGQADAEEILAQARAAKEEGRFEEAEIYFLQASQVDPRRAETHRELSGFYDEWLSRAEPSKRPHLQGLRLRHLLEATKYDKTALEPRRALLAESLSGDNPAEQAHWAREVIALAPDDADALYVLAAEALDATPANVTEAGRIFETLKKVAPGRDRTNWIEARIAQASQDVASLDRILAQAAGAGPAEGDEELDQLCRLRLLVLGLERAEAVEAQAPILSRIQGQADLILDQTDLQANRVVELHRLSKRVRDALVLADADSAEDRWKALADSIDRGFKVTLEGDEELGLWVHQAFAEHLNLRGDRGRCLEVIQTALTPEVLKDASLQDDVMRMRETAIKAALADTNDADRFAKAGPHIEALIAGTRPEYQGLGHLFQGAIGLERSGLTGPGTKAERPEQGKALIAARSHLREATVKLPNVVMAKALYGIALMMSGETGLGRQHLLQAQRAEEVRPGTLEPRYQIWAAWSLLEAEYPEEAERIVNRLVGSADRDPSLAALAGTIRLLQGEIARGRRSTRDLEVARTAYSSALVDGEDVPPAVSLRLAELTIAMDGPEAGLAQLDMLRERGEGTPTLEALAVSTLIDLERIDEATATLDRARAQYPADPQLAVLDAAILLMQEQAEQAEQVLAAFLAEHPDELTVIETRARILASPQLNRVDEARSILSEAAERSGVTSPLIQLAMLDIVREDYDAASETVGTIRSRWPEASAADLLDAQICIGRRDYPGASRAFDAALKKDPSNKVALFWNAQLDAANGSAARAAEVLQAILRDHPVKELKDGVTLSTAAEWSLAELSMESRDFDAAIARLQSIVEDGTSESMTRAARWRLIAARAHKGDWPEAKKELIALLNEPDSTIDERVQAADFFRQNGESALAGKLVDQVLDHKPGHSGAVVLKAYLLDEEGRTAEAVDRLRSAIELGEQPPAVYLMLAAFAAEGDATEDTISGVRATLEDGLEVHPDSIDLTRTIYELIRDSEGVDAALAFAEEKAEGESDGDQLRRLLVDLYTREGRLDEAESLVETLLDATPMNARLASGLITIVSSKAVRAAREDRRKDEVELNGRTLALLQEFRERFPDDLRFPQAESELAMRQGDYARAEAVARQVEQINPDSPIGPLLRAQAYRDQGFDDRAIQAYCDALDQNAHRDDIRLVLGQLLLSVGRADEARVESERILERSPSMGTALLLKAASIVAQSGTAEQVAARQDEALALLRKAVEGDPLFSGAYLEIARIEHLRGNTPAAVATMHAAREAIPGDDQILSDLVRYLVLPPVDGSASGEGLVAEAEQIARNAGDGDTSGSVSLALALGFHRGGRPDLAQPWAERASGLLENPMVFTTHGDILLSHAESQDDPGRARGLLEEAVAMYDKVLAIDSKSIEAINNKAWILHRHFKQDREALELAEGLLGRVERRTLPAEFFDTLGSIQQAVGRQKDAEESFSEGLKQSPDLAVLNFHMGRLIAEDRERSARAGQYLARAWEARGQLSPEEIEELQTLRDRVGG; the protein is encoded by the coding sequence ATGTCCGTCCGCTGGAAGCCCCTGATCGTCCTCTCGGGGTTGTTCGTGGCCGTGGCCCTCTGCGGGCTCCTGGCCTTCGTCTTCGTCTCCGGCCAGGCCGACGCGGAGGAGATCCTCGCCCAGGCCCGCGCCGCGAAGGAGGAGGGCAGGTTCGAGGAGGCGGAGATCTACTTCCTCCAGGCCAGCCAGGTCGACCCGAGGCGGGCCGAGACCCACCGGGAGCTCTCCGGGTTCTATGATGAGTGGCTCTCCAGGGCCGAACCTTCGAAGCGGCCCCACCTCCAGGGCCTGAGGCTGCGTCACCTCCTGGAGGCGACCAAGTACGACAAGACCGCCCTCGAGCCCCGCCGGGCGCTGCTGGCCGAGAGCCTCTCCGGCGACAACCCCGCCGAACAGGCGCACTGGGCCCGGGAGGTGATCGCACTCGCCCCGGACGACGCCGATGCCCTCTACGTCCTGGCCGCCGAGGCCCTCGACGCGACCCCCGCGAACGTCACTGAGGCCGGCCGGATCTTCGAGACGCTGAAGAAGGTCGCGCCCGGCCGCGATCGGACCAACTGGATCGAAGCCCGGATCGCCCAGGCGTCGCAGGACGTCGCCTCGCTCGATCGCATCCTCGCGCAGGCCGCAGGGGCCGGACCTGCCGAAGGGGATGAGGAGCTCGACCAGCTCTGTCGACTCCGACTCCTGGTTCTCGGGCTGGAGCGGGCCGAGGCCGTCGAGGCCCAGGCTCCGATCCTCTCCCGGATCCAGGGACAGGCCGACCTCATCCTCGACCAAACCGACCTCCAGGCGAACCGGGTGGTCGAGCTGCACCGGCTTTCGAAGCGCGTCCGGGACGCCCTCGTCCTCGCCGACGCGGACTCGGCCGAAGATCGCTGGAAGGCGCTCGCCGACTCGATCGATCGGGGGTTCAAGGTCACCCTGGAAGGGGACGAGGAGCTCGGGCTCTGGGTCCATCAGGCCTTCGCCGAGCACCTGAACCTGCGGGGGGACCGGGGGCGCTGCCTGGAGGTGATCCAGACGGCCCTGACCCCTGAAGTCCTCAAGGATGCCTCGCTCCAGGACGACGTGATGCGGATGCGCGAGACGGCCATCAAGGCCGCCCTCGCCGACACAAACGATGCCGACCGCTTCGCCAAGGCCGGGCCGCACATCGAGGCCTTGATCGCCGGCACGAGGCCCGAGTATCAAGGGCTCGGCCACCTGTTCCAGGGCGCCATCGGCCTCGAACGATCCGGATTGACCGGACCGGGGACGAAAGCCGAGCGTCCGGAGCAGGGCAAGGCGCTGATCGCGGCGAGGTCGCACCTCAGGGAGGCGACCGTCAAGCTCCCCAACGTGGTCATGGCCAAGGCGCTCTACGGCATCGCCTTGATGATGTCGGGCGAGACCGGGCTCGGGCGACAGCACCTGCTCCAGGCCCAGAGGGCCGAGGAAGTCCGGCCCGGGACCCTGGAGCCTCGCTACCAGATCTGGGCCGCCTGGAGCCTCCTCGAGGCGGAGTACCCGGAAGAGGCAGAGCGGATCGTCAACCGGCTCGTCGGCTCCGCCGACCGAGATCCGAGTCTTGCCGCACTCGCCGGCACGATCAGACTGCTCCAGGGGGAGATCGCCCGGGGCCGACGATCGACCCGCGACCTGGAAGTCGCCCGCACGGCCTACAGCAGTGCGCTCGTCGACGGCGAGGACGTCCCGCCGGCCGTCTCACTCCGGCTCGCCGAGCTGACCATCGCGATGGACGGCCCCGAGGCCGGACTCGCCCAGCTCGACATGCTCCGCGAACGCGGCGAGGGCACCCCGACGCTGGAGGCCCTCGCGGTGTCGACCCTCATCGACCTCGAACGGATCGACGAGGCGACCGCCACGCTCGATCGGGCCCGGGCGCAGTACCCGGCCGACCCCCAACTCGCCGTACTCGACGCCGCGATCCTGCTCATGCAGGAGCAGGCCGAGCAGGCCGAACAAGTGCTCGCCGCCTTCCTCGCCGAGCACCCCGATGAACTCACGGTCATCGAGACCCGGGCCCGGATCCTGGCCTCCCCGCAACTCAACCGCGTCGACGAGGCCCGTTCGATCCTCTCCGAGGCCGCCGAGCGATCCGGCGTGACCTCGCCCTTGATCCAGCTAGCGATGCTCGACATCGTCCGGGAAGACTACGACGCCGCGAGCGAGACCGTCGGGACGATCCGGTCCCGTTGGCCGGAGGCCTCGGCCGCCGACCTGCTCGACGCCCAGATCTGCATCGGCCGCCGCGACTATCCCGGCGCCTCGCGGGCCTTCGACGCGGCCCTCAAGAAGGACCCTAGCAACAAGGTCGCCCTCTTCTGGAACGCCCAGCTCGACGCCGCGAATGGCTCCGCCGCCCGCGCCGCCGAGGTCCTCCAGGCGATCCTCCGCGACCACCCCGTCAAGGAGCTGAAGGACGGAGTTACGCTCTCCACGGCCGCCGAGTGGTCGCTCGCCGAACTCTCGATGGAGAGCCGCGATTTCGACGCGGCCATCGCCCGCCTCCAGTCGATCGTGGAGGACGGCACCTCCGAGTCGATGACCCGGGCCGCACGATGGCGGTTGATCGCCGCCCGGGCCCACAAGGGCGACTGGCCCGAGGCGAAGAAGGAGCTGATCGCGCTGCTCAACGAGCCCGATTCGACGATCGACGAGCGCGTCCAGGCAGCCGACTTCTTCCGACAGAACGGCGAGTCCGCACTCGCCGGCAAGCTGGTCGACCAGGTCCTGGATCACAAGCCGGGCCATTCCGGGGCGGTCGTCCTCAAGGCCTACTTGCTCGACGAGGAAGGCAGGACGGCCGAGGCGGTCGACCGGCTCCGCTCCGCGATCGAACTCGGAGAGCAGCCCCCCGCCGTCTACCTGATGCTCGCGGCCTTCGCCGCCGAGGGGGACGCCACCGAGGACACGATCTCGGGCGTCCGGGCCACGCTCGAGGACGGGCTGGAGGTCCACCCGGACTCGATCGACTTGACACGGACGATCTATGAGTTGATCCGCGACTCGGAGGGGGTCGACGCGGCCCTCGCCTTCGCCGAGGAGAAAGCCGAAGGGGAGTCCGACGGCGACCAGCTCCGCCGCCTGCTGGTCGACCTCTATACCCGCGAGGGCCGACTCGACGAGGCCGAGTCGCTGGTCGAGACCCTGCTGGACGCGACCCCGATGAACGCCCGACTCGCCTCGGGCCTAATCACGATCGTCTCCTCGAAGGCGGTCCGGGCCGCCCGCGAAGATCGTCGGAAGGACGAGGTTGAACTGAACGGCCGGACGCTCGCACTGCTCCAGGAGTTCCGGGAGCGCTTCCCCGACGACCTCCGCTTCCCCCAGGCCGAGAGCGAGCTGGCCATGCGGCAGGGCGATTATGCCCGGGCCGAGGCGGTCGCCCGACAGGTCGAACAGATCAACCCCGATTCGCCGATCGGCCCCCTGCTCCGCGCCCAGGCATATCGGGACCAGGGCTTCGACGACCGCGCCATCCAGGCCTACTGCGACGCCCTCGACCAGAACGCCCACCGGGACGACATCCGCCTGGTCCTGGGTCAGCTGCTGCTCTCGGTCGGCCGGGCCGACGAGGCCCGGGTCGAATCCGAGCGCATCCTGGAGCGGTCCCCCTCGATGGGCACAGCCCTCCTGCTGAAGGCCGCCTCGATTGTCGCCCAGTCCGGGACCGCCGAGCAGGTGGCCGCCCGGCAAGACGAGGCCCTCGCCCTGCTTCGGAAGGCCGTTGAGGGCGACCCCCTGTTTTCGGGTGCCTACCTCGAGATCGCCCGGATCGAGCACCTCCGGGGGAACACCCCCGCCGCTGTCGCCACCATGCACGCCGCCCGAGAAGCGATCCCCGGCGACGACCAGATCCTCTCGGACCTCGTCCGTTACCTCGTCCTGCCGCCCGTCGACGGCTCCGCCTCGGGCGAGGGCCTGGTGGCGGAGGCCGAGCAGATCGCCCGGAATGCCGGCGATGGCGACACCAGCGGCTCCGTCTCGCTGGCGCTGGCACTCGGATTCCACCGAGGCGGACGACCAGACCTCGCCCAGCCCTGGGCCGAGCGGGCATCGGGCCTGCTCGAGAACCCGATGGTCTTCACTACGCACGGCGACATCCTCCTCTCCCACGCCGAGTCTCAGGACGACCCCGGCCGGGCCCGGGGCCTGCTCGAGGAGGCCGTGGCGATGTACGACAAGGTCCTCGCGATCGATTCGAAGTCGATCGAGGCGATCAACAACAAGGCCTGGATCCTGCACCGACACTTCAAGCAGGATCGAGAGGCCCTGGAACTGGCCGAGGGGCTACTCGGGCGGGTCGAGCGCAGGACGCTGCCCGCGGAGTTCTTCGACACGCTCGGTTCGATCCAGCAGGCCGTCGGCCGTCAGAAGGATGCCGAGGAGTCATTCTCCGAGGGCCTGAAGCAGTCCCCGGACCTCGCCGTCCTGAATTTCCACATGGGTCGCCTCATCGCCGAGGACCGGGAGCGATCGGCCCGCGCGGGCCAGTACCTCGCCCGGGCCTGGGAGGCCCGAGGTCAGCTCTCCCCCGAAGAAATCGAGGAATTGCAGACCCTCCGAGACCGGGTCGGCGGCTGA
- a CDS encoding aminotransferase class I/II-fold pyridoxal phosphate-dependent enzyme, which yields MTPDPLSWIDEISEQRRRLGLERGLIPLGPGRTGRAEHQGGDLIDFASNDYLGLSGDPRVIAAAIREAERHGWGAGASPLVSGWKDAHQELSDALAAFERTEAVVLFPTGYAANLGTISALVGPGDAVFIDRLDHSSLVQGARLSGAALRVYPHGDLDRLVTALDRGRDRHRRILIATDGVFSMDGDLAPLPELVGIAERFGAMLLVDEAHGTGVLGPDGRGAASALGVADRVPIRVGTLSKALGSIGGFVAGSRRLVDHLINHAPTLIYSTALPAPAAAAARRALRIVVEEPWRRDRIQELGRRLRDRLRDGGYAVPESTGPIVPVLLGDSASAVTLSLALRAERMIVPAIRPPTVPRGSARLRIGLSTSHLDSDLDALVDAMVRLKPR from the coding sequence ATGACCCCCGATCCCCTCTCCTGGATCGACGAGATCTCAGAGCAGCGCCGCCGGCTGGGCCTGGAGCGGGGCCTGATCCCGCTCGGCCCGGGTCGAACCGGCAGGGCGGAGCACCAGGGGGGAGACCTGATCGACTTCGCCTCGAACGACTATCTCGGCCTCTCGGGCGATCCGAGGGTCATCGCCGCCGCGATCCGGGAAGCCGAGCGGCATGGCTGGGGGGCGGGTGCGTCTCCGCTGGTCTCGGGTTGGAAGGATGCCCATCAGGAGCTGTCGGACGCGCTGGCCGCATTCGAGCGGACCGAGGCGGTCGTCCTCTTCCCGACGGGATACGCGGCGAACCTCGGCACGATCTCCGCGCTGGTGGGGCCCGGGGATGCGGTCTTCATCGATCGCCTGGACCACTCGAGCCTGGTCCAGGGCGCGCGGCTCTCCGGAGCCGCGTTGCGAGTCTACCCGCATGGTGACCTCGATCGCCTCGTGACGGCCCTGGACCGGGGGCGTGATCGCCATCGTCGAATCCTCATCGCCACCGACGGGGTCTTCAGCATGGACGGCGACCTCGCCCCCCTGCCCGAGTTGGTGGGGATCGCCGAGCGGTTCGGGGCGATGTTGCTGGTCGACGAGGCCCATGGGACAGGAGTCCTCGGGCCCGACGGCCGGGGGGCGGCCTCCGCCCTCGGGGTGGCCGATCGGGTGCCGATTCGCGTGGGCACCCTGTCCAAGGCGCTCGGGTCGATCGGCGGCTTCGTGGCCGGGTCACGCAGGCTCGTCGACCACCTGATCAATCATGCCCCGACGTTGATCTACTCCACCGCGCTCCCCGCCCCCGCCGCCGCCGCCGCGAGACGGGCGCTGCGGATCGTCGTCGAGGAGCCGTGGCGACGGGATCGGATCCAGGAACTGGGGCGACGGCTCCGGGATCGGCTCCGAGACGGGGGTTACGCGGTGCCCGAGTCGACCGGGCCGATCGTCCCCGTGCTCCTGGGGGATTCGGCCTCGGCCGTGACCCTCTCCCTCGCCCTTCGAGCGGAGCGGATGATCGTCCCCGCGATCCGCCCGCCGACGGTCCCCCGGGGATCCGCCCGACTCCGGATCGGGTTGTCGACGAGCCACCTGGATTCCGACCTCGATGCGCTCGTCGACGCGATGGTTCGGCTGAAGCCGCGATGA
- a CDS encoding beta-ketoacyl-[acyl-carrier-protein] synthase family protein, with protein sequence MSTPTRCCSPGSASTPGRPTPAEDSRPRPPRSPSMIESSRSRTPRVVVTGIGLRTGLGPDAVSTWEGLRAGRSAARSLSSILPGHGGRWHGYPAHPANRRQTTPGENEVSEAVRDARLFEGERPNFDPDRAATVIGLSKGDIGRLARAHRHLHHGGPAALDAVDPDWTRCWPDAGARSAFESLGLRGPSIAPVAACATGLMAVLRAAELIRIGTCDLALAGATESSIEPLVLGAFARMRVLARVGEDPIAAVRPWDRARSGFLVGEGGAVLVLEREEHARHRGVLPYAEVLGGALGSGAGHETRLDPDPGRFAMLIAEAMTRCGVVPDEVDHVNVHGTATRDNDPLECRAIRRALGSHADGVSCSANKAQIGHLLGGSGAVELAITCLAIRDQFVPPTLNLTDPDPACDLDGTPGVGRYRPIGTALKFSIGFGGHLGVAVLRRPDGPRRPSVPMPPRPPRRSESP encoded by the coding sequence ATGTCGACGCCGACGCGATGCTGTTCGCCCGGCTCGGCCTCCACGCCCGGGAGGCCGACCCCTGCTGAGGACAGCCGTCCCCGGCCCCCCCGGTCCCCGAGCATGATCGAGTCGAGCAGGAGTCGCACGCCCAGGGTCGTCGTCACCGGCATCGGCCTCCGGACGGGGCTCGGGCCGGACGCCGTCTCGACCTGGGAGGGCCTGCGGGCGGGCCGGTCGGCCGCCCGATCGCTCTCGTCGATCCTGCCGGGGCACGGCGGACGCTGGCACGGCTACCCCGCCCATCCGGCCAATCGTCGGCAAACGACCCCGGGCGAAAACGAGGTGAGTGAGGCCGTCCGGGATGCGAGGCTGTTCGAAGGGGAGCGGCCGAACTTCGACCCGGACCGAGCCGCGACGGTGATCGGACTGAGCAAGGGTGACATCGGCCGATTGGCCCGGGCGCACCGACATTTGCATCACGGAGGGCCTGCGGCCCTGGACGCGGTCGATCCCGACTGGACCCGATGTTGGCCGGATGCCGGGGCCCGGTCCGCGTTCGAATCGCTCGGACTCCGTGGCCCGAGCATAGCTCCCGTGGCCGCCTGCGCGACGGGGCTGATGGCGGTCCTCCGAGCGGCCGAGTTGATTCGAATCGGAACGTGCGACCTGGCGCTTGCCGGGGCGACCGAGTCCTCGATTGAGCCCCTCGTCCTCGGCGCCTTCGCTCGGATGAGGGTCCTGGCCCGGGTCGGGGAGGATCCGATCGCCGCGGTCCGGCCCTGGGATCGGGCAAGGAGCGGCTTCCTCGTCGGGGAAGGGGGTGCGGTCCTCGTCCTGGAGCGGGAGGAGCATGCTCGTCATCGCGGGGTCCTCCCGTACGCCGAGGTCCTGGGCGGGGCGTTGGGTTCCGGGGCCGGGCACGAGACGAGGCTCGATCCCGACCCGGGCCGGTTCGCGATGCTGATCGCCGAGGCGATGACGCGATGCGGCGTCGTCCCGGACGAGGTCGATCACGTCAATGTGCATGGGACGGCGACCAGGGACAACGATCCCCTCGAGTGCCGGGCGATCCGACGGGCACTCGGCTCCCATGCCGATGGGGTGTCCTGCTCGGCGAACAAGGCGCAAATCGGCCACCTCCTCGGCGGGTCGGGAGCCGTGGAACTGGCGATCACGTGCCTCGCCATCCGGGACCAATTCGTGCCCCCGACCCTGAACCTCACCGACCCCGACCCCGCCTGCGACCTGGACGGCACCCCCGGGGTCGGCCGGTATCGGCCGATCGGGACGGCCTTGAAGTTCTCGATCGGATTCGGGGGCCACCTGGGAGTCGCCGTGCTGCGGCGCCCCGATGGGCCCCGACGACCGTCGGTGCCGATGCCCCCGAGACCACCTCGCCGAAGCGAATCCCCATGA
- the bioB gene encoding biotin synthase BioB: MLTAPTSRPSLDEVTSIYRSPVLELILRAAEVHRRHHAIGEVQVCRLLSIKTGGCPEDCAYCPQSAHHRSPVASEPLMDVEAVVAAAEEAKADGATRFCMGAAWREAKDDARFNRVLEMIRRIKGLGGLEVCTTLGMVTADQARRLKEAGLDAYNHNLDTSESYYDRIITTRSYDDRLETLRHVREAGVSVCCGGILGMGESEEDRIALLHTLANLPEHPESVPINALVPVEGTPLADQPRLDIWAMVRAVATARVLMPTAMVRLSAGRLQMSEPEQALCFLAGANSIFAGERLLTTPNPDVDADAMLFARLGLHAREADPC, translated from the coding sequence ATGCTAACCGCCCCGACTTCCCGCCCGTCGCTCGACGAGGTCACCTCGATCTACCGCTCCCCCGTCCTGGAGCTGATCCTCCGGGCCGCCGAGGTCCATCGCCGGCACCACGCAATCGGCGAGGTCCAGGTCTGCCGGTTGCTTTCGATCAAGACCGGCGGCTGTCCCGAGGATTGCGCGTACTGCCCCCAATCGGCCCACCACCGGTCGCCCGTCGCCTCGGAACCGCTGATGGACGTCGAGGCCGTCGTCGCCGCCGCCGAGGAGGCCAAGGCCGATGGCGCGACCCGGTTCTGCATGGGAGCCGCCTGGCGGGAGGCGAAGGACGACGCCCGGTTCAATCGCGTGCTCGAGATGATCCGGCGCATCAAGGGTCTCGGCGGGCTCGAGGTCTGCACGACCCTGGGAATGGTCACCGCCGACCAGGCCCGCCGCCTGAAGGAGGCCGGGCTCGACGCCTACAATCACAACCTCGACACCTCCGAGTCGTATTACGATCGGATCATCACCACTCGGTCGTACGACGATCGCCTGGAGACACTCCGGCACGTCCGGGAGGCCGGGGTCTCCGTCTGCTGCGGCGGGATCCTTGGGATGGGGGAGTCGGAGGAGGATCGGATCGCCCTACTCCACACCCTGGCCAACCTGCCGGAGCACCCCGAGTCGGTGCCGATCAATGCCTTGGTCCCGGTCGAGGGGACTCCCCTGGCGGATCAACCCAGGCTCGACATCTGGGCGATGGTCCGGGCCGTGGCAACCGCCCGGGTCCTGATGCCGACGGCGATGGTCCGACTCTCCGCCGGCCGATTGCAGATGAGCGAGCCCGAGCAGGCGCTCTGCTTCCTCGCCGGTGCCAACTCGATCTTCGCTGGGGAGAGGCTCCTGACGACTCCGAACCCGGATGTCGACGCCGACGCGATGCTGTTCGCCCGGCTCGGCCTCCACGCCCGGGAGGCCGACCCCTGCTGA
- a CDS encoding HYExAFE family protein → MADRSNHYEAAFEAHVRSLRIPCVAIDEARRAVAGEGDLKSPDFLLYPRSGLNLVVEVKGKLGKNASGRRRWENWVTTDDLDGLVRWQELFGPSFRSLLAFVYAERPPTFGLPSGEGGFAFRGRIYRFWAVGLDDYIAHLRSRGPSWKAVAMARLEFRRRVRPLDDWIPAPPESRGPRRPSLPKEPSR, encoded by the coding sequence ATGGCCGATCGATCGAATCACTACGAGGCGGCGTTCGAGGCTCATGTCCGATCCCTTCGCATCCCTTGCGTCGCGATCGACGAGGCCCGGCGCGCGGTGGCGGGCGAAGGCGACCTGAAATCCCCGGATTTCCTGCTCTATCCCCGGTCCGGCCTGAACCTCGTCGTCGAGGTCAAGGGGAAGCTCGGCAAGAACGCTTCGGGCCGCCGTCGTTGGGAAAATTGGGTGACCACCGACGACCTCGACGGCCTGGTCCGCTGGCAGGAGTTGTTCGGCCCCTCGTTCCGGTCCCTCCTCGCCTTCGTCTATGCCGAGCGGCCGCCGACCTTCGGCCTACCCTCGGGGGAGGGGGGATTCGCCTTCCGGGGCCGGATCTATCGCTTCTGGGCGGTCGGCCTCGACGACTACATCGCCCACCTCCGGTCCCGCGGGCCCTCCTGGAAAGCCGTGGCGATGGCTCGCCTGGAATTCCGAAGACGCGTCCGGCCCCTCGACGACTGGATCCCGGCCCCCCCCGAATCCCGGGGCCCTCGCCGACCATCCCTCCCCAAGGAGCCGTCCCGATGA